The Chitinophaga flava genome has a segment encoding these proteins:
- the pdhA gene encoding pyruvate dehydrogenase (acetyl-transferring) E1 component subunit alpha produces the protein MQTKTDVKTKFTKETYLYWYELMLLLRRFEEKTGQLYGMQKIRGFCHLYIGQEAIAAGAITATKPEDKFITAYRDHALAIAKGISAKACMAEMFGKATGCSKGKGGSMHFFSKEHNFFGGHGIVGAQIGTGAGLALAEQYQGTDNAVLCFFGDGAARQGMLHETFNMAMTWKLPVVFICENNMYAMGTSVERTSNVLDIYKLADAYEMPADSIDGMSCEAVHEGVERAVKRARENGGPTLLEIKTYRYRGHSMSDPAKYRTKEELEEYKEKDPISEVLRTIQKNKWATEAEIEAIHERVKLEVEESVQFAEESPWPSDDELLKDVYVQEDYPFIVD, from the coding sequence GTGCAAACTAAAACAGACGTGAAGACGAAATTCACCAAAGAGACATATCTGTACTGGTATGAATTGATGCTTTTGTTGCGCCGCTTTGAAGAAAAGACAGGCCAATTGTACGGAATGCAGAAAATTCGTGGTTTTTGTCACCTGTACATCGGACAGGAGGCAATTGCTGCTGGTGCGATCACTGCGACGAAGCCGGAAGATAAATTCATCACCGCGTACCGCGACCACGCTTTGGCTATAGCTAAGGGTATTTCTGCTAAGGCTTGTATGGCTGAGATGTTTGGTAAAGCAACGGGATGTTCAAAAGGTAAGGGAGGTAGTATGCACTTCTTCTCCAAAGAACACAACTTCTTTGGTGGTCATGGTATCGTAGGTGCACAGATCGGCACTGGCGCGGGCCTGGCACTGGCAGAACAATACCAGGGCACTGACAACGCTGTGCTGTGCTTCTTTGGTGATGGTGCTGCCCGTCAGGGTATGCTCCATGAAACCTTTAACATGGCAATGACCTGGAAGCTGCCTGTTGTTTTCATTTGCGAAAACAATATGTATGCAATGGGTACTTCTGTAGAACGTACTTCCAACGTATTGGATATCTATAAGCTCGCTGACGCTTACGAAATGCCGGCCGATTCTATCGACGGTATGAGCTGCGAAGCGGTACATGAAGGTGTGGAAAGAGCCGTAAAACGCGCACGCGAAAATGGTGGTCCAACCCTGCTGGAAATCAAAACATACCGCTACCGTGGCCACTCTATGAGTGATCCGGCTAAATACCGTACGAAGGAAGAACTGGAAGAGTATAAAGAAAAAGATCCGATCAGCGAGGTACTGAGAACCATTCAGAAGAACAAATGGGCTACTGAAGCAGAAATTGAAGCGATCCATGAACGCGTTAAACTGGAGGTGGAAGAATCTGTGCAGTTTGCTGAAGAGTCTCCATGGCCTTCTGATGATGAGCTCCTGAAAGACGTTTATGTTCAGGAAGATTATCCGTTCATCGTTGACTAA
- a CDS encoding tetratricopeptide repeat protein — protein sequence MAETKDKATTPQPATNFDLEKSMHKAEDFFIKNKNVITIALLAVVVGVGGFFAYNHFVKQPNENKAQEMIFHAQNYFAVDSFKLALNGDGNNYGFLQVVNKYGGTKAGNLAKYSAGVCYIRLGEYQKGIDMLNSFSSDDLLLQPTALGLIGDAYMELNKTSEGIEAYKKAGHYNDNELTSPVYLFRAGMALEKAGKPAEAITIYKEIKKKFPLTNEGREMDKYLARLGDANN from the coding sequence ATGGCAGAAACTAAAGATAAAGCCACCACACCGCAACCTGCAACAAATTTTGACCTGGAGAAGTCCATGCACAAAGCGGAAGACTTTTTCATTAAAAACAAAAACGTCATTACTATTGCATTGCTCGCAGTAGTAGTGGGCGTAGGCGGTTTCTTCGCCTATAACCATTTTGTTAAACAGCCCAACGAGAACAAAGCACAGGAAATGATTTTCCACGCACAGAACTACTTTGCTGTGGACTCCTTTAAACTGGCTTTGAACGGTGATGGCAATAACTATGGTTTCTTACAGGTGGTAAACAAATACGGCGGCACTAAAGCTGGTAACCTCGCAAAATACAGTGCTGGCGTATGTTACATCCGTCTGGGTGAATACCAGAAAGGTATTGACATGCTGAATTCCTTCAGCTCTGACGATCTGCTCCTGCAGCCTACTGCACTGGGTCTGATCGGCGACGCTTATATGGAACTCAACAAAACTTCTGAAGGTATCGAGGCTTACAAAAAAGCAGGTCACTACAATGATAATGAGCTGACTTCCCCTGTTTATCTGTTCCGCGCAGGCATGGCCCTGGAAAAAGCAGGTAAACCAGCAGAAGCCATCACTATCTATAAAGAAATTAAAAAGAAATTCCCTCTCACAAACGAAGGTCGTGAAATGGACAAATATTTGGCGAGACTGGGAGACGCGAATAACTAA